In one window of Ovis aries strain OAR_USU_Benz2616 breed Rambouillet chromosome 5, ARS-UI_Ramb_v3.0, whole genome shotgun sequence DNA:
- the LOC101113756 gene encoding olfactory receptor-like protein OLF4, translating into MELENNTQISEFLLLEFSEESELQPLIFAIFLSMYLITLFGNLLIILLVSSDSHLHTPMYFFLSNLSFVDVCFTSTTIPKMLWNIQTHSKVITYEACVTQMYFYIFFAGLDDILLAVMAYDRYMAICQPLQYMVIMSLQLCGLLVLLSWIMNIMYSLLHSLMVLRLSFCSDLEIHHFFCELNQVIQLACSDTFLNNIVIYFSTALFGGGPFAGIIYSYFKIVSSINGISSAQGKYKAFSTCASHLSVVSLFYCTVLGVYLSPAVIHSSHTSATASVMYTVVMPMLNPFIYSLRNKDIKKSLKRFYLGMPGIKLPVT; encoded by the coding sequence ATGGAACTGGAGAACAATACACAAAtttcagaatttcttcttctGGAATTTTCAGAGGAATCAGAACTGCAGCCCCTCATATTTGCGATTTTCCTCTCCATGTACCTGATCACTCTGTTTGGAAATCTGCTTATCATCCTGCTTGTCAGCTCAgactcccacctccacacccccatgtacttcttcctctccaacctgTCCTTTGTAGATGTCTGtttcacctccaccaccatcccaAAGATGCTGTGGAACATCCAGACACATAGCAAAGTTATCACCTATGAAGCTTGTGTCACCCAGATGTATTTTTACATATTCTTTGCAGGATTAGATGACATTCTCCTGGCTGTGATGGCCTATGATCGGTACATGGCCATTTGCCAACCCCTGCAGTACATGGTCATCATGAGCCTCCAGCTCTGTGGACTGCTGGTGCTTCTGTCCTGGATAATGAATATCATGTATTCCTTGTTACACAGTTTGATGGTGTTGCGACTGTCCTTCTGTTCAGACTTGGAAATCCACCACTTTTTCTGTGAACTCAACCAGGTGATACAACTTGCTTGTTCTGACACTTTTCTCAATAACATAGTGATCTATTTTTCAACTGCTCTCTTTGGTGGTGGTCCTTTTGCTGGCATAATCTACTCttactttaaaatagtttcatCCATAAATGGAATCTCATCAGCTCAGGGGAAGTATAAAGCATTTTCCACCTGTGCATCTCACCTCTCAGTTGTCTCCTTATTTTATTGTACAGTCTTAGGAGTATACCTTAGCCCTGCTGTTATACACAGCTCACACACAAGTGCAACAGCCTCAGTGATGTACACTGTGGTCATGCCCATGCTGAATCCCTTCATCTACAGTCTGAGGAACAAAGACATAAAGAAGTCTCTGAAGAGATTCTATTTGGGGATGCCAGGTATAAAATTGCCAGTTACATGA